The region TATAAACAGAAAAATTGTCCCGTCTTCAAGTGAACAAGACGGGGATGACTTGCTTCGCTTTAAGACGAATTTACAACCTGAGTACAAATCCACACCAGTGGAATAACTTTCCTCTGAAATGAAGTGCACCCTAAATCATTGTTCGCTTTaaaaccaccagtcacagccGTCCATCatcacctttctttcttctgtttttttgttgttgtttttttgtttttttgtttttcagacggGGGAGCCTCCGTTTCTATGACAacacaggaggagggagggagggggatggagggaggaggagaagaatgaggaggagagaggaagacaagatACAcagcccctcttcctcctttccttcaagcaaccaaccacccacccacccaccccccaaataacTTCTTCCAAAATTCACCATCCCACCTCCTTTCCACCAATGCATAGGATACATCCGACTGGGTGCACACATAATTTCCTAATCGAAATTGATAGatatattgtatagtattgtattgtgttgtattgtattatattgtatcgtattgtattgtattgtattgtattgtagcccACTGTATCTATGGAACAGTTTTCTTTATCAtacccgtgcatctgattctatctctgcgtttcgctcatcactaaaaactcatatttttaaaacctgtctataagcactctcagctttcttgttctccagcaccaccttTGTCAGCTCACTTCgaatgcatgaagagtgggaaagggagagtgtgtgtgtgcgtggggaggagggagggggctccggggggccggggggtggggagttgagaaagagtggtcatgaatgatttgtaattgtaatatttttcttttgtgCACAGCGTCCTGAGCTgttggagagaaagggcgctacataaatgtacattattagtagtatcattattatcattattgtatcgtattgtactgtactgatatagtgtagtgtagtgtagtgtagtagtgtagtgtagtgtagtgtagtgtagtgtgttatgctgtattgtgttgcactgtatcgCATTGCGTTGTATATTTCGTTGGAtcctattgcattgcattggatcaCGCCACATCGTCTAgtgtcgtattgtactgtaccgtactgcaccaccttgctttgtgttgtgtcctATCCTAATCCCCTCCTTTATCCAAATTCtatcctttccttccctttctatCCTGTCCTATGCTATCCCATCttatcctgtcttgtcctgtcctatcctaagCTATCCTATCttatcctgtcttgtcctgtcctatcctaagCTATCCTAtctcgtcctgtcttgtcctgtcctatcctaagCTATCCTATCttatcctgtcttgtcctgccctatCCTAAGCTATCCTATAtcatcctgtcttgtcctgtcctatcctaagCTATCCTATATCAtcctgtcttgttctgtcctaTCCTAAGCTATCCTATAtcatcctgtcttgtcctgtcctatcctaagCTATCCTAtctcgtcctgtcttgtcctgtcctatcctaagCTATCCTAtctcgtcctgtcttgtcctgtcctatcctaagCTATCCTAtctcgtcctgtcttgtcctgccctatCCTAAGCTATCCTATCttatcctgtcttgtcctgtcctatcctaagctatcctgtctcgtcctgtcttgtcctgtcctaccctaaGCTATCCTATCTTATCCTGTCTTAACTTTTCCTACCCTGTCCTTTCCTTTCCCCACCAGTAGCCTTTCATCAGTAGTCGTGTTTTTTGTCGTCACTCTTGAAGAAGGCGGTAGGGCAGGCAAAGTAGGAGACCTCAGTGCCGACGGGCAGGAAGTCGTCAGCCACCTGGCGGAGGGTGAACCTGTCCTTGGCCACACTGAGCACCTCCAGCGAGCAGTTCTTGGCATCGATGAGCGCCAGGGCGCTGTAGCTCGCCATCACCACGGGCGGGTACTGACAAGGCAAGGACAAGACAAGTTGGACgttgaaccgaggtcccgtgtgcacttagcgcagggaaaagaacccacggcaatcagttagacgatgaaccgaggtccctgtgtgtatacatgcacttagcgcacgtaaaagaacccacggcaacaagttagacgataaaccgaggtcccgtgttgtaTACACgctcttagcacacgtaaaataacGCACGGCAACAAGttagacgatagaccgaggtcccgtgttgtaTTTCtcgtacttagcgcacgtaaaagaacctacggcaacaagtTAGACGATAGACCAAGGTCCCGTGTTGTATTTCtcgtacttagcgcacgtaaaagaacccacggcaacaagttaGACGAtagaccaaggtcccgtgtgtatacatgcatttaGCAAACATAAAGCAACTGGCGGCAACAAGtcagatgataaaccgatgtcccgtgtgtatacatgcactaaacgcacgtaaaagaacccacagcagcaagttagacaataaaccgaggttccgtgttgTATAgacgcacttagcacacgtaaaagaacccacggcaacaagttaGATGACAAGCCGAGGCCCCGTGTTGTagacatgcacttagcgcacgtaaaagaacccaaggcaataagtgagacgataaaccgaggccccgtgtgtatacacgcacctagcgcacgtgaaagaacccacggcaacaaattaGACAATattccgaggtcccgtgtgtatacATGCACTTAGCAAACAAAACAATTCATGACAAGttagaagataaaccgaggtcccgtgtgtaccgTGTGTATACAAATACTTAGTGCAAATacttagaacccacggcaacaagttgGATGACAAACCTATGtcctgtgtgtacatatgcacttagcggacgtaagTTCATTTTGAGTGGGTACACACAGGGAAACTTTATCCGAACTGGTGGGAAGAAAGGAAATTACCTTCAACGAGTGGGTAGAGGGGAACTTACCTTCAgcgggtgggaagagagagaaattacCTTCAACAGGTGGGCAGAGGGGAACTTACCTTCAGCGGATGGGAAGAGGGGAATTAACCTTCAACGGGTGGGCGGAGGGGAACTTACCTTCAGcgggtgggaagagaggaagtTACCTTCAACGGGTGGGCAGAGGGGAATTTACCTTCAGCGGGTGGGAAGAGAGGAAATTACCTTCAACAGGTGGGCAGAGGGGAACTTACCTTCAGTGGGTGGGCATAGGGGAATTTACCTTCAACGGGTGAGCGGAGGGGAACTTACCTTCAGCGGGTGGGCAGAGGGGAACTTACCTTCAGCGGGTGGGCAGAGGGGAAATTAACCTTCAACGGGTGGGCAGAGGGGAACTTAACCTTCAACGGGTGGGCAGAGGGAAACTAACCTTAAACGGGTGGACAAAGAGGAACGGGGGCGGAGCAAAAGGTGAATCAGCTGATTAGGTCTCGAACCGGGAGGATAAGTGAATTAAGAAAGGGCATGAAAGAAGCTTTGAACCTTGAAACAAGTGGAGGCAAAAAGGGGAgcggtgggtgagtgggtgggtgggtgggtgtatggatgtgtgggtggtggggacgAGGGTGGCCGGTGGATTACCTTGAACGGTTTATTAAAGGTGACTGTCACGTCGATAATGTTCGTCCCGCTGCCCGCGACAGGGGAGACGATACAGGCGCTGATGTCTGCGATGGACGCATCATTGAATCCTGGGCAGGTGGTGAAGTTGAGCACACCCGTCTGGCCTGTACGTTGTTggtgagaaaatgagagagagagagagacagagacagagagagagagagagagagacagagagagagagagacagagagagagagagagagaggaacacacacacacacacacacacacacacacacacacacacacacacacacacacacacacagtgtgcgagagagaggggggaagataggcagagacagacaggcaggcaggcagaaagacagagggtgtgtgggagagagaggggggaggtgggcgggggggagggggggagggcagacagagacagacagacagtcacagagagagagagagaggcagaagagagacagacagagagagagaggggcagaagagagacagacagagaaagagagatcgttTCGTTTTTTCAtgaatagtctgttcatctaagatgatgatattagactgaaaatagatggtattattgttattattatttctatcataataatgattattattatcattaattagaactcatcatttgtgaaaatcaatggcaggggaagaaatatttaaaaacagatagagagaggcagacagacacagagaccagagacagagagagacagtgacagacagagaggcagacagacagtcagagagagaggcagacagagagagatacagacagagagaaagagagagaggcagacacagagacagacagacagaggcagagagagaatgaacgaacgaacgaaattctaTTTATAGGGAAAATAATATGTTTGTTTGCATCCGGCCCTATGGCCAAAGataactgaagataaaaaaa is a window of Babylonia areolata isolate BAREFJ2019XMU chromosome 5, ASM4173473v1, whole genome shotgun sequence DNA encoding:
- the LOC143282396 gene encoding uncharacterized protein LOC143282396, which encodes MTEASRSRDGGIKGFASFATLGLLVFAMAAWSTGPAEAHYGYSGYSNSYIEARLTSLFYTLSSRISALEYNLKLIGHQECQTGVLNFTTCPGFNDASIADISACIVSPVAGSGTNIIDVTVTFNKPFKYPPVVMASYSALALIDAKNCSLEVLSVAKDRFTLRQVADDFLPVGTEVSYFACPTAFFKSDDKKHDY